AGTGGATTTTAATCCTTCTAAAAATTCATCGAACTGTTTTAGGTCCATCTGCTGGGCATTGTCGGATAATGCAACTGCAGGATCCGGATGAACTTCTGCCATGACTCCATCTGCTCCAATGGCAAGTGCAGCTTTGGCAGCCGGCAGGAGCAAGTCTCTTCTGCCTGTTGAGTGGGTAACGTCAACCATGACTGGCAGATGTGTTTCCTTTTTCAAAATTGGCACTGCAGAAATATCAAGTGTGTTCCGTGTAGCCCTTTCGTACGTCCGGATTCCGCGTTCACACAGGATGATCTGGCCATTGCCCTGTGACATGATATATTCAGCCGCATTGATGAACTCTTCAATTGTAGCGGCAAGTCCACGTTTTAGTAAAATGGGTTTATTCACGGCTCCAGCAGCTTTTAAAAGCTCGAAATTCTGCATATTGCGGGCACCGATCTGGATAACATCAAGATAGTCGACAGCGATTTCAATATCAGCAGGAGTGACAATTTCACTGATGACAGCAAGATCATACTCATCTGCGACTCTCTTCAAAATTTTAAGTCCTTCTACACCTAGTCCCTGGAAGTCATATGGTGAAGTACGAGGCTTGAAGGCTCCGCCACGCAGCAATTTAAAGCCCTTCGCTTTAACTGCTTCAGCCACAGTTGCCACTTGTTCATACGATTCAACTGAACAAGGACCAAAAACAAAGTCTGGTGTTCCATCGCCGATTTTTAACCCCTTAATATCAATGATGGTATCCTCCGGCTTTTTCTTCCTGGAAACGAGAAGTGCCTTGCGGTGGTCATCAGATTGAAGCTCCAGCCCTGCCTTGAAAACTTCTTTGAAAATATGTTCGATTGTCGAATTTTCAAAAGGACCGTTATTCTTCTCCTTGATCAAATCGAGCATTTCCCTCTCACGCACAGGGTCATAACGGTACACACCCTGAGTTTCTTTTGCACGGCCAATTTCCTGGACGAGCAGGGCTCTTTCATTAATTAATGATAGAAGCTCTAAATTCAATTCATCCACACGATTTCTAAGCTGGTCAAGATTTTTACTCATTTTCTGTCCCGTCCTTTCGGATTACATTTTAGCCCTGACACCAAGACTTTTCAAACAAAGAGGTACGAAATACTTTAACTGCACTAAGGAATATTGTGTAACCTGATTTTTTCGCATCACGAGTTAAAAATCAGCTTTCTCTGGCTCCAGCCTAAAGCAATGACACGCAAAGCCGATATTAGAATAGTAGCCAAGGGTGAAAGAATGCAGTTACAGTGCGATAAATCAAGCTGTATAATATGATAAGGGTAATTATATCTGAAATAATTTGGATTGTCACGTAAAATTCTTTAATAATTAAACGCTTTTAAGTGATAAAGCATCGTATGAGAACTTAAGTTAGAGGGTGCATGAAGTGCATGTGAATAATAAGTTGTTTGCGTTGGATATAGGAACCAGGTCTGTTGTAGGCATCATCCTGGAAGAATCAGATGGCCACTA
The window above is part of the Mesobacillus jeotgali genome. Proteins encoded here:
- a CDS encoding bifunctional 3-deoxy-7-phosphoheptulonate synthase/chorismate mutase, with the protein product MSKNLDQLRNRVDELNLELLSLINERALLVQEIGRAKETQGVYRYDPVREREMLDLIKEKNNGPFENSTIEHIFKEVFKAGLELQSDDHRKALLVSRKKKPEDTIIDIKGLKIGDGTPDFVFGPCSVESYEQVATVAEAVKAKGFKLLRGGAFKPRTSPYDFQGLGVEGLKILKRVADEYDLAVISEIVTPADIEIAVDYLDVIQIGARNMQNFELLKAAGAVNKPILLKRGLAATIEEFINAAEYIMSQGNGQIILCERGIRTYERATRNTLDISAVPILKKETHLPVMVDVTHSTGRRDLLLPAAKAALAIGADGVMAEVHPDPAVALSDNAQQMDLKQFDEFLEGLKSTPFVRV